The Macaca nemestrina isolate mMacNem1 chromosome 17, mMacNem.hap1, whole genome shotgun sequence genome contains the following window.
TCCACACTTAACTCCTCCGGGTGCTGCCCGGCAGCCCTTCCCCATCCTTCCCCCAGCTCACTGTCTTCTGACCAGCCTTCGCCGGGGCCCTGCTCTGTGGAGCTTGGTGGGTGACATGCCAAGGAGCACAGGTCTCCATTGCTGGGGCCTGGGTAATTCTGTGGGGATAAGGAACGCAGAAGCCAAACCCCCTGGCCGGAAGTGCCCTTCTTGGCCCAAGTCTCTGCCCGTGGGTGTGCCCTTGTTTCTTGCAGGGAGATGGAGGGCGTCCCAAGCACTGCCATCAGGGAGATCTCCCTGCTCAAGGAACTGAAGCACCCCAACATCGTCCAGTGAGTTGGGGATGGAGGCGGGGAAGCTGGGATGGCGAAGGTAGCATCCTGACTGCCATCTTCCTGCCAGGCTGCTGGACGTGGTGCACAACGAGAGGAAGCTTTATCTGGTGTTTGAGTTCCTCAGCCAGGACCTGAAGAAGTACATGGACTCCACCCCAGACTCGGAGCTCCCCCTGCACCTCATCAAGGTAGGGAGGGAAGGGCGGGGAAGGAGAGGTGACACCCCGTCCCTGCCATCCCTGTCCATGCAGCGCCTCCACTCAGCTGCCTCCACCTCGCACTCATTTCTCCAGAGCTACCTCTTCCAGTTGCTGCAGGGGGTGAGTTTCTGCCACTCACATCGGGTCATCCACCGAGACCTGAAGCCCCAGAATCTGCTCATCAATGAGTTGGGTGCCATCAAGCTGGCTGACTTCGGCTTGGCTCGAGCCTTCGGGGTGCCCCTGCGCACCTACACCCACGAGGTATTGTGAGACAAAGAGGAGAGAGGGGCAGCAGGAGGAGTGTCACCCATGCACTCAGCCACCCTGAGTGGTGCTGTTTCCTTGCCCTGCAGGTGGTGACACTGTGGTATCGCGCCCCCGAGATTCTCCTGGGCAGCAAGTTCTATACCACAGCTGTGGATATCTGGAGCATTGGTTGCATCTTTGCAGAGATGGTAGAGAGAGGGGCACACATGGCCACAGGGTGCCACAGGCAGGGTCCTCCTGGGGTTGGGTGGGGCCCTCTGATGCTTTCATTAGAGGTGGATTAAAGAGTGTttgaggctggacatggtggctcacgcctgtaatcccagcactttgggaggccgagatgggaggattgcttgagcccaggagtttgagaccagcctgggcaacatagcaaatccccagctcttaaaaaaatataaaaattagctgggtgtggtggtgcatgcttgtagtcccagctcctcgggaggttgaggcaggaggattgcttgggacTGCgcttgaggctgcagcgagctgtgattgcgccactgcactctagcctgggctatagagcaagactccgtctctattttttaaaaaaagttgttcGGTACTGGCTAAAGGACTGAGGAAGGTGGCCTTATTCCAA
Protein-coding sequences here:
- the LOC105469187 gene encoding cyclin-dependent kinase 3 isoform X2, whose protein sequence is MDVFQKVEKIGEGTYGVVYKAKNRETGQLVALKKIRLDLEMEGVPSTAIREISLLKELKHPNIVQLLDVVHNERKLYLVFEFLSQDLKKYMDSTPDSELPLHLIKLLQGVSFCHSHRVIHRDLKPQNLLINELGAIKLADFGLARAFGVPLRTYTHEVVTLWYRAPEILLGSKFYTTAVDIWSIGCIFAEMVTRKALFPGDSEIDQLFRIFRMLGTPSEATWPGVTQLPDYKGNFPKWTRKGLGEIVPSLEPEGRDLLMQLLQYDPSRRITAKTALAHPYFSSPEPSPAARQYVLQRFCR
- the LOC105469187 gene encoding cyclin-dependent kinase 3 isoform X1, with product MDVFQKVEKIGEGTYGVVYKAKNRETGQLVALKKIRLDLEMEGVPSTAIREISLLKELKHPNIVQLLDVVHNERKLYLVFEFLSQDLKKYMDSTPDSELPLHLIKSYLFQLLQGVSFCHSHRVIHRDLKPQNLLINELGAIKLADFGLARAFGVPLRTYTHEVVTLWYRAPEILLGSKFYTTAVDIWSIGCIFAEMVTRKALFPGDSEIDQLFRIFRMLGTPSEATWPGVTQLPDYKGNFPKWTRKGLGEIVPSLEPEGRDLLMQLLQYDPSRRITAKTALAHPYFSSPEPSPAARQYVLQRFCR